The proteins below are encoded in one region of Apium graveolens cultivar Ventura chromosome 4, ASM990537v1, whole genome shotgun sequence:
- the LOC141720491 gene encoding uncharacterized protein LOC141720491: MEGGSTDRESIGSGTKNSSTSSGSRSHKCKEFLRRFIDSDILSANLEEWLEEFAGCDAPVYELPFELIDLQKFDYALEGVSFQQLIRMPSAVYASTSGALEAATYLAIEDFLHASVKGLWEAFWSQDEPMPFYVTCVYNANLKFDQAEKAIANGKLGGLCATGILLKNPRHPHGKWDDILQLALVRPDIGNLEEKNDHKPSLSVIGEALFYAVRILLSRSLSSSNASLTVNSVFILLVDSQYGGVLKVEGDLTKFEFGASNVYECAAEWIRNYSQIAVSPIDRIWNDLGNANWGDIGALQLLFATFHSIIQIAGLPKNSIEDLAADHSSRLQIRRAERQLGDTGINGNGLFRLQQRSISPEIVEVQEESRNVESEKPLKLEVGSVLWLEDSNLQKGYHISEILTDEETPYYIASPVEDQGKTLFLYVGSHPSQLESAWEDMKLWYQVQRQTKILNIMKQKGLSSKYLPHLSASGRMVHTGQCQRPTSGGNCSHPWCGTLILVTSPVGKTVADMVRDGQFGPDEAIRCCHDCLSALSTAASAGIRHGDIRPENVICVTAGLRQPHFVLLGWGHAILEDRDRPAMNLHFSSTYALQEGKLCSASDAESLVYLLYFSFGGELPELDSIEGALQWRETSWSKRFIQQKLGDISAVVKAFADYVDSLCGTPYPMDYEIWLRRLKRHIHEEDRGKEIGTSG; encoded by the exons ATGGAAG GTGGATCCACTGATCGGGAATCAATAGGTTCTGGGACAAAGAATTCCAGTACATCCTCAGGTAGTAGGTCTCACAAATGCAAGGAATTTCTTCGTAGGTTTATTGACAGCGACATCTTGAGCGCAAACCTTGAGGAATGGCTTGAAGAATTTGCAGGATGTGATGCACCGGTTTATGAACTTCCATTTGAGTTGATAGATCTTCAAAAGTTTGATTATGCATTGGAAGGGGTTTCTTTCCAGCAGCTAATTAGGATGCCTAGTGCTGTATACGCATCAACTTCTGGTGCTTTGGAAGCAGCAACCTATCTTGCAATTGAAGATTTCCTACATGCAAGTGTGAAGGGCTTGTGGGAAGCATTTTGGAGTCAGGACGAACCTATGCCATTTTACGTTACCTGTGTCTACAATGCGAACTTAAAATTCGATCAAGCTGAAAAAGCCATTGCTAATGGGAAACTAGGAGGTCTATGTGCCACAGGTATATTGCTAAAAAATCCTAGGCATCCACATGGAAAGTGGGATGATATTCTACAATTAGCACTTGTCAGGCCTGATATTGGAAACCTTGAAGAGAAGAATGACCATAAGCCTTCTCTATCTGTTATAGGTGAAGCTCTCTTTTATGCTGTTCGAATTTTACTGTCAAGAAGCCTTAGTAGTTCAAATGCATCTCTTACAGTTAATTCGGTTTTTATTCTTCTTGTTGATTCTCAATATGGAGGGGTTCTGAAAGTAGAAGGAGATTTGACTAAGTTCGAATTCGGTGCAAGTAATGTGTATGAATGTGCTGCTGAGTGGATTAGAAATTATTCACAGATTGCAGTTTCCCCTATCGATAGGATCTGGAACGACCTTGGGAATGCCAACTGGGGAGATATTGGTGCTCTGCAGTTACTTTTTGCAACATTCCATTCAATAATACAAATTGCTGGATTGCCGAAGAACTCAATTGAAGATTTAGCTGCTGATCACAGCTCCCGCCTTCAAATAAGAAGAGCAGAAAGGCAGTTGGGGGATACTGGAATAAATGGAAACGGTCTATTTAGGTTGCAGCAGCGCAGTATCTCCCCTGAAATTGTTGAAGTACAGGAGGAATCCAGGAACGTGGAGTCGGAGAAGCCGTTGAAACTAGAAGTAGGTTCTGTTCTATGGTTGGAAGATTCCAACCTACAAAAGGGTTACCACATCAGTGAGATCCTTACTGATGAAGAAACTCCTTATTATATTGCTTCTCCTGTTGAAGATCAGGGAAAGACTCTTTTCTTATATGTGGGTTCACATCCTTCTCAACTAGAATCGGCATGGGAAGATATGAAGTTATGGTATCAAGTTCAGAGGCAAACAAAGATATTGAATATTATGAAGCAGAAAGGTCTATCTAGCAAGTATTTGCCTCATTTGAGTGCATCTGGCAGGATGGTTCACACGGGTCAATGTCAGAGACCAACATCAGGTGGAAACTGTAGCCACCCTTGGTGTGGGACCTTAATTCTCGTGACTAGCCCAGTTGGTAAAACTGTTGCTGACATGGTCAGAGATGGTCAATTTGGTCCAGACGAGGCTATCAGATGTTGTCATGATTGCTTGTCTGCCCTATCTACTGCTGCTTCTGCTGGAATTAGGCATGGAGACATTAGACCTGAGAATGTCATTTGTGTGACTGCTGGTCTAAGACAGCCTCATTTTGTCCTTCTCGGTTGGGGGCATGCAATATTGGAAGACAGGGATCGCCCTGCAATGAATCTTCATTTCTCATCAACTTATGCTCTCCAGGAAGGGAAGTTGTGCTCAGCTTCTGATGCAGAGAGCCTAGTCTATTTGCTTTACTTCTCTTTTGGCGGGGAGTTGCCTGAACTAGATTCTATTGAGGGGGCACTGCAGTGGAGAGAAACCTCTTGGTCAAAAAGGTTCATTCAGCAGAAGCTTGGGGACATTTCAGCTGTAGTGAAAgcttttgctgattatgttgacAGTCTCTGTGGGACGCCTTATCCTATGGATTATGAAATTTGGCTAAGAAGGTTAAAAAGACATATCCATGAAGAAGACCGTGGAAAAGAAATCGGCACATCAGGTTAA
- the LOC141720490 gene encoding putative protein S-acyltransferase 4: MEQEQPKTKRLYQVWSGSNKFFCGGRWIFGPDVASLFLTVLLIAVPALIFCVKVYVNKIRHHANHWYPILIIGASLTVLDMIFLFITSSRDPGIVPRSSNPPESDDNYDTMNTPSMEWVNGRTPHLKLPRTKDVLVNGHAIKVKYCDTCMLYRPPRASHCSICNNCVQRFDHHCPWVGQCIGIRNYRFFYLFTSTSAILCIFVFTCSWVHLCELHHGKFLKAIADDILSDILIVYCFVAVWFVGGLSVFHFYLICTNQTTYENFRYKYDKKENPYNRGMIQNLNEVFFRKIPSSLNDFRAFVLEDEHMMMEPSTPNLVRSLTTSKEKIDIESGKFTEDNGFSLPEILQNLDYDDIEDDLKRKEDVEKDYCDPYYLPAEMKDYSQKSVGDDTKEDEKSDEFTRSFKSTRSLPEV, translated from the exons ATGGAACAAGAACAACCCAAAACCAAGAGGCTTTATCAGGTTTGGAGTGGAAGTAAT AAATTTTTCTGCGGGGGAAGATGGATATTTGGCCCTGACGTGGCATCTTTGTTTCTCACAGTACTACTAATTGCAGTGCCTGCACTAATATTCTGTGTAAAAGTTTATGTCAACAAAATAAGACACCATGCTAATCATTGGTACCCTATCCTCATTATTGGAGCTAGTCTAACTGTGCTG GATATGATATTTCTTTTCATTACATCCAGTAGAGATCCTGGAATAGTTCCAAGAAGCTCTAATCCTCCCGAGTCAGATGATAACTATGATACAATGAATACACCTTCTATGGAGTGGGTCAACGGTAGAACTCCTCACCTTAAACTACCTCGAACAAAGGATGTCCTTGTGAATGGGCATGCAATTAAAGTGAAATACTGTGATACATGCATGCTATACCGACCTCCTCGGGCGTCTCATTGTTCCATCTGCAACAACTGTGTACAAAGATTCGATCATCACTGTCCATGGGTTGGCCAGTGCATTGGGATA CGTAACTATCGGTTCTTCTACTTGTTTACATCAACGTCAGCCATTTTGTGCATATTTGTATTTACCTGTTCATGGGTACACCTTTGTGAGCTGCACCATGGAAAGTTCTTGAAGGCAATTGCAGACGATATATTGTCAGATATTCTCATTGTGTACTGCTTTGTTGCTGTTTGGTTTGTCGGCGGCCTTTCAGTTTTTCATTTCTATCTTATTTGCACGAATCAG ACTACATATGAGAACTTCCGATACAAGTATGACAAAAAGGAAAATCCATATAACCGAGGAATGATACAAAACTTGAATGAAGTCTTTTTCCGTAAGATTCCATCTTCACTTAACGATTTCCGTGCCTTTGTGTTGGAAGATGAGCATATGATGATGGAACCCTCTACTCCAAACCTTGTGAGAAGTTTGACTACCTCAAAGGAAAAAATTGACATTGAAAGCGGCAAGTTTACAGAAGACAATGGCTTTTCACTTCCAGAAATTTTGCAAAATCTGGATTATGATGACATTGAGGATGACTTGAAACGGAAGGAGGATGTTGAAAAAGATTATTGTGACCCATATTACCTACCTGCTGAAATGAAAGATTATTCGCAAAAATCTGTTGGAGATGATACCAAAGAAGATGAGAAATCTGATGAGTTTACTAGATCTTTTAAATCTACACGATCACTTCCAGAAGTCTAA